A part of Rhipicephalus microplus isolate Deutch F79 chromosome 8, USDA_Rmic, whole genome shotgun sequence genomic DNA contains:
- the LOC142769309 gene encoding uncharacterized protein LOC142769309 isoform X1 translates to MWRGSMHGGLIWKDCDLLGSFEGTKLPNGWLQAYFSSRAMQLAHMQSKSWRALLLFCAGRSIFIRQDTGINNNVPAATRGSLLHGRVQCIKNRAQKTNKYKGTASDCSPAQSVQQQKEHIVMSGAAAA, encoded by the exons atgtggcgtggaagcatgcatggcggcctcatctggaaggactgcgatctgcttgggagcttcgagggcacaaaactgcctaacggctggctgcaag cctatttcagcagcagagcgatgcagctagcacacatgcaatccaagtcatggagggCTCTTTTgctgttctgtgcaggacgcagcatattcatccggcaagacactggtatcaacaataatg ttccagcagcaACAAGGGGTTCGTTGCTCCACGGTcgtgtacagtgtatcaagaacagagcacagaagacaaacaagtataaagggactgccagtgactgctctcctgctcaaagtgtacaacagcagaaagagcacattgtgatgtcaggagcagctgctgcttaa
- the LOC142769309 gene encoding uncharacterized protein LOC142769309 isoform X2 yields MWRGSMHGGLIWKDCDLLGSFEGTKLPNGWLQGRSIFIRQDTGINNNVPAATRGSLLHGRVQCIKNRAQKTNKYKGTASDCSPAQSVQQQKEHIVMSGAAAA; encoded by the exons atgtggcgtggaagcatgcatggcggcctcatctggaaggactgcgatctgcttgggagcttcgagggcacaaaactgcctaacggctggctgcaag gacgcagcatattcatccggcaagacactggtatcaacaataatg ttccagcagcaACAAGGGGTTCGTTGCTCCACGGTcgtgtacagtgtatcaagaacagagcacagaagacaaacaagtataaagggactgccagtgactgctctcctgctcaaagtgtacaacagcagaaagagcacattgtgatgtcaggagcagctgctgcttaa